The following proteins are co-located in the Campylobacter concisus genome:
- a CDS encoding DUF1523 family protein, with the protein MITFFKRICVIFIVLLHSFLALVVDYSFPHYANVQITGGDVKRMDKDGIIDAKNPADGPTRDVYFIYTKDSNNSNKVMAYRNEDTAWGFPFYFKFNSADVQAKAQGFANSDKNVTVKYYGYRISMLQEFRNVISLKESGTDTSWPVASYVFYFILFISLIIWIRKINKAFRPKTSENLEK; encoded by the coding sequence ATGATTACATTTTTTAAAAGAATTTGCGTTATTTTTATTGTACTCTTACACTCTTTTTTGGCTCTTGTAGTTGATTATTCATTTCCACACTATGCAAATGTACAAATCACAGGTGGCGATGTCAAACGTATGGACAAAGATGGTATCATCGATGCTAAAAATCCGGCTGATGGTCCTACTAGAGATGTTTATTTTATCTACACTAAAGATTCTAATAATTCAAATAAAGTCATGGCTTATAGAAATGAAGATACTGCATGGGGATTTCCGTTTTATTTTAAATTTAACTCAGCTGATGTACAAGCCAAGGCTCAGGGCTTTGCAAATAGCGATAAAAACGTAACTGTAAAATATTATGGATATAGAATTTCTATGCTTCAAGAGTTTAGAAATGTCATCTCACTAAAAGAGAGCGGTACTGATACTAGTTGGCCGGTAGCTAGCTATGTATTTTACTTTATCTTGTTTATCTCGCTAATCATTTGGATAAGAAAGATAAATAAGGCCTTTAGACCAAAAACTAGTGAAAATTTAGAGAAATAG
- a CDS encoding nitric-oxide reductase large subunit, with translation MREYKKYWLALVAVLVICFSILGYYGVEVYRSSPPVVNFTDENGNVVIDKESIYKGQEAWQSIGGMQVGSVWGHGAYQAPDWSADWLHKELVIFLELKADEIYHSKYADLNDEQKANLKVLLKKEYRENGVKDDKIVLSSDRLKAMKQVSQEYSSLFGNDPKFKSLREAYAMKENTLPNASDRDDLNNFFFWSAWATAANRPNSDATYTNNWPHEPLIDNVPTSENIFWSIASVVILIAGIGFLVWFSSFYGKKDDEKLEAISEDPLSKLSLTPSQKALKKYLFVTLALFAFQILIGGFTAHYTVEGQEFYGINLSAYIPYSLARTWHIQASIFWIATGFLAGGLFLAPIINGGKDPKFQKLGVDLLFYALLILVVGSFAGEYLAIANIMPINLSFWFGHQGYEYIELGRVWQIILFVGLVIWMLLLLRGFIGGFKNKGDKNLLAIFAASAVAVGLFYGAGLFYGQRSPLPVMEYWRWWVVHLWVEGFFEVFATASLAFVFVSLGLVSKRFATFSTLASASLFLVGGIPGTFHHLYFAGTTTPIMAVGASFSALEVVPLVLLGAEAYEHYRLQFAQTWAKTLKWPLYCFIAVAFWNMLGAGVFGFLINPPISLFYIQGLNTTPVHGHAALFGVYGFLALGFVWLVATYLFKGQEFDEKLMKIGFWGLNIGLMLMIVLSLLPIGIYQAFASLEHGMWYARSAELLQQSHLQNLRWVRMIGDTILIIGGISFLAQLLKFMLNKKA, from the coding sequence ATGCGTGAATACAAAAAGTATTGGCTAGCACTTGTTGCAGTACTAGTAATTTGCTTTAGTATTTTAGGCTACTACGGCGTTGAGGTTTATAGAAGCTCGCCACCAGTTGTAAATTTTACAGATGAGAATGGCAATGTCGTGATCGACAAAGAGAGCATCTATAAAGGTCAAGAGGCCTGGCAAAGCATAGGAGGTATGCAAGTTGGCTCTGTTTGGGGACACGGCGCATATCAAGCACCTGATTGGAGTGCGGACTGGCTTCATAAAGAGTTAGTTATATTTTTAGAGTTAAAAGCAGATGAAATTTATCACTCAAAATATGCTGACTTAAATGATGAGCAAAAAGCAAATCTAAAAGTTCTACTTAAAAAAGAGTACCGAGAAAATGGCGTAAAAGACGATAAAATCGTACTTAGTAGCGATAGATTAAAGGCTATGAAACAAGTAAGCCAAGAGTATTCATCACTTTTTGGAAATGACCCTAAGTTTAAATCTTTAAGAGAAGCTTATGCGATGAAAGAAAATACTCTTCCAAATGCTTCTGATAGAGATGATCTTAATAACTTTTTCTTCTGGTCAGCCTGGGCAACCGCAGCAAACAGACCTAATAGCGATGCTACATACACAAACAACTGGCCACACGAGCCACTAATAGATAATGTACCAACAAGCGAAAATATATTTTGGTCAATCGCAAGTGTTGTAATACTTATTGCTGGTATTGGATTTCTTGTTTGGTTTAGCTCTTTTTATGGCAAAAAAGATGATGAAAAGTTGGAAGCTATTAGCGAAGATCCGCTTAGTAAATTAAGCCTAACTCCATCTCAAAAAGCTCTTAAAAAATATCTTTTTGTAACTTTGGCTCTTTTTGCATTCCAAATTTTAATAGGTGGCTTTACGGCTCACTATACAGTCGAAGGACAAGAATTTTACGGTATAAACTTATCAGCTTATATTCCTTATTCACTTGCTAGAACATGGCACATTCAGGCTAGTATTTTCTGGATTGCGACAGGATTTTTAGCAGGTGGTCTTTTCCTAGCACCTATTATAAATGGCGGTAAAGATCCAAAATTCCAAAAGCTTGGCGTAGATTTATTATTTTACGCATTACTAATCCTTGTAGTTGGCAGTTTTGCTGGCGAGTATTTAGCGATTGCAAATATTATGCCTATAAATTTAAGCTTCTGGTTTGGACACCAAGGATATGAATATATCGAGCTTGGACGTGTTTGGCAAATTATTTTATTTGTTGGTCTTGTCATTTGGATGCTACTTTTACTTCGCGGATTTATCGGCGGATTTAAGAACAAAGGTGACAAAAATTTACTTGCTATCTTCGCAGCTTCTGCTGTTGCAGTTGGATTATTTTACGGAGCAGGATTATTTTACGGCCAAAGAAGTCCACTTCCAGTGATGGAATACTGGCGCTGGTGGGTTGTACACCTTTGGGTTGAAGGCTTTTTTGAGGTCTTTGCTACCGCTTCACTTGCTTTTGTGTTTGTTAGTCTTGGTCTTGTTTCAAAGAGATTTGCTACATTTTCAACACTTGCGAGTGCATCACTTTTCCTAGTAGGCGGAATTCCAGGAACTTTCCACCACTTATATTTTGCGGGTACTACAACACCTATAATGGCAGTTGGCGCTAGCTTCTCAGCACTTGAGGTAGTTCCTCTTGTATTGCTTGGCGCTGAAGCTTATGAGCACTATAGACTTCAGTTTGCTCAAACTTGGGCTAAGACATTAAAATGGCCACTTTACTGCTTTATAGCAGTTGCTTTCTGGAATATGCTAGGTGCTGGTGTATTTGGATTTTTAATCAATCCTCCGATTTCATTATTTTATATCCAAGGCCTAAATACGACTCCAGTTCACGGACATGCTGCGCTATTTGGTGTTTATGGATTTTTGGCACTCGGATTTGTTTGGCTAGTGGCTACTTATCTATTCAAAGGTCAAGAATTTGATGAAAAACTTATGAAAATAGGCTTTTGGGGCTTAAATATAGGCCTTATGTTAATGATCGTACTTTCGTTGCTTCCAATAGGAATTTATCAAGCATTTGCAAGCCTAGAGCATGGTATGTGGTATGCAAGAAGTGCTGAGCTTTTACAACAATCACACTTACAAAATTTAAGATGGGTAAGAATGATTGGCGATACGATTTTAATAATCGGTGGAATCAGCTTCCTTGCACAACTTCTAAAATTTATGCTTAATAAAAAAGCTTAA
- a CDS encoding methylated-DNA--[protein]-cysteine S-methyltransferase has product MSKAYLKSPIGILEIIASENGICEINFVDKFEKISVKDKNLKLCLNELEAYFNGKLKKFSVRLDIKTTNFRAKIYEALQKVPYGETTTYAALALAVGHKNAYRAAGSANAKNPVPIIVPCHRVLASSGLGGYSGGEGLPTKIWLLEHEAKHK; this is encoded by the coding sequence GTGTCAAAAGCTTACCTAAAATCTCCCATTGGAATTTTGGAGATCATCGCTAGCGAAAATGGAATTTGTGAGATAAATTTTGTAGATAAATTTGAAAAAATTTCAGTAAAAGATAAAAATTTAAAGCTTTGCTTGAATGAGCTAGAGGCTTATTTTAATGGCAAGCTTAAAAAATTTAGCGTAAGGCTTGATATAAAAACAACTAATTTTAGAGCAAAAATTTACGAGGCTTTACAAAAAGTACCATACGGAGAAACGACTACATATGCGGCTCTTGCACTTGCCGTAGGCCACAAAAATGCCTACCGAGCAGCAGGCTCAGCCAATGCTAAAAATCCAGTGCCTATCATCGTCCCTTGTCACAGAGTGCTAGCTAGCAGTGGGCTTGGCGGATACTCGGGCGGTGAGGGCTTGCCAACTAAAATTTGGCTTTTAGAGCATGAAGCAAAGCATAAATAG
- a CDS encoding outer membrane protein assembly factor BamD, translated as MKRFSKFLAVIALLGLFSGCAEKYTELYNLTPDEWYAQVIADIKDGDLEAADKHYVSMASEHVASPLLEQILLILAQAHANDEEYLMANHYLDEYIKRYGDNGPKTEFAQYLKIKANFDSFTQPNRNQKLMEDSVTEIEKFLYMYPNTEYKPLIETMLIKFKLALYFLDMQIADLYKRTGRDVSAKIYEQKLEESPFKNSDLIKPDVAWYRKLFE; from the coding sequence ATGAAAAGATTTTCTAAATTTCTAGCAGTTATAGCTCTTTTGGGGCTTTTTAGTGGTTGTGCTGAAAAATATACCGAGCTTTACAATCTAACCCCTGATGAGTGGTATGCTCAGGTTATCGCTGATATAAAAGATGGTGATCTTGAAGCGGCCGATAAACACTATGTTTCAATGGCAAGTGAACACGTAGCAAGCCCGCTTTTGGAGCAAATTTTACTCATCCTTGCCCAAGCTCACGCAAATGATGAAGAGTATCTCATGGCAAATCACTATCTTGATGAATACATCAAAAGATATGGCGATAACGGCCCAAAAACAGAATTTGCTCAATATCTAAAGATAAAAGCAAATTTTGACTCATTTACCCAGCCAAACCGCAACCAAAAGCTAATGGAGGATAGCGTAACTGAGATCGAAAAATTTCTTTATATGTATCCAAATACCGAGTATAAGCCGCTTATCGAGACCATGCTTATTAAATTCAAACTCGCGCTTTACTTCCTAGATATGCAAATAGCAGATCTTTACAAGAGAACTGGCCGTGATGTTTCGGCCAAAATTTACGAGCAAAAGCTTGAAGAGTCACCGTTTAAAAACTCAGACCTTATCAAACCTGACGTGGCATGGTATAGAAAACTGTTTGAATAG
- the hpf gene encoding ribosome hibernation-promoting factor, HPF/YfiA family, with protein MNISIVGKQFELTEPIKNYIQDAFDTLGKYNLDIISARCVVAADEKQGKKGFNAEFSLNMAHKDTIVVRQKDKDLYAAIDLAIEKASKVLRREHDKKFTVKGKADDKEFRSRIGEEKIEGVEEIVPMELEIYKPLEVEEALDKLKSSDKQFYVFNDVDAKMRVIYKRTDGTFGLY; from the coding sequence ATGAACATAAGCATTGTAGGAAAACAATTTGAGCTAACAGAGCCAATCAAAAACTATATCCAAGACGCTTTTGATACTCTTGGCAAATACAATCTCGACATCATCTCAGCAAGATGTGTTGTAGCAGCCGATGAAAAACAAGGAAAAAAAGGCTTTAATGCAGAATTTTCTCTAAATATGGCCCATAAAGATACGATAGTCGTTCGCCAAAAAGATAAAGATCTTTACGCTGCGATCGATCTTGCTATCGAAAAAGCATCAAAAGTTTTAAGAAGAGAGCATGATAAGAAATTTACTGTAAAAGGCAAGGCTGACGACAAAGAATTTCGCTCAAGAATAGGCGAAGAAAAGATCGAAGGTGTTGAAGAAATCGTGCCTATGGAGCTTGAAATTTATAAACCACTTGAAGTCGAAGAGGCACTTGATAAACTAAAATCAAGCGATAAACAATTTTACGTATTTAACGATGTTGACGCAAAAATGCGTGTGATCTACAAAAGAACAGACGGAACTTTTGGTCTATACTAA
- a CDS encoding type II secretion system protein translates to MKRGGFSLIELILSVLVVAIVSASLPLAVRTTSNLSEQSLMQEGLMNAKTYMSLILKAPFSDQVLIAGRNTMPSSITTQEAIIFPLIICEQGANPDFYEKSGVKGEGHRILAYPVQNSSACATRPSDSKLPESIKSVNFKVKSIKNFNTQKSISPTASTTKRDFIIDTETTPTITNGADKFVVSTPLNDNDVLQIKLDTTMKTTKESKSVLYGYAFNIGESSTLSVKEWK, encoded by the coding sequence GTGAAAAGGGGTGGCTTTTCATTGATAGAGCTTATCTTGTCAGTGCTTGTAGTAGCCATAGTAAGTGCAAGCTTACCACTAGCGGTAAGAACTACTTCAAATTTAAGCGAGCAGTCCTTAATGCAAGAAGGACTAATGAATGCTAAAACTTATATGTCATTAATATTAAAAGCACCATTTAGCGATCAAGTCTTAATAGCCGGTAGAAATACCATGCCATCATCTATAACTACTCAAGAGGCTATAATTTTTCCTCTTATTATCTGCGAGCAAGGGGCAAATCCGGATTTTTATGAAAAAAGTGGAGTAAAAGGTGAAGGACATAGGATACTTGCATATCCGGTGCAAAATTCGTCTGCATGCGCCACAAGGCCTAGTGATTCAAAGCTTCCAGAATCAATCAAAAGCGTAAATTTTAAAGTAAAATCTATCAAAAATTTCAATACCCAAAAATCTATCTCACCAACTGCTAGCACTACCAAACGCGACTTTATCATAGATACAGAGACGACTCCAACCATAACAAATGGAGCTGATAAATTTGTAGTTAGCACTCCTTTAAACGATAACGACGTTTTACAAATAAAGCTAGATACGACTATGAAAACTACAAAAGAGAGCAAAAGCGTACTTTATGGATATGCCTTTAATATAGGTGAAAGCAGTACTCTAAGTGTAAAAGAATGGAAATGA
- the fliW gene encoding flagellar assembly protein FliW, with amino-acid sequence MIFSVKSPILGFEHIKTMELIELDKFFVKLASKDDETSFTMINPFALRSYEFDIPSYYEDLMEIKESSQLRIYNIIVVALPLEKSTVNFIAPIVCNMDNMTLSQVVLDIAKYPQYGQAEMIENFIQK; translated from the coding sequence ATGATTTTTAGTGTTAAAAGCCCTATTTTAGGCTTTGAGCATATCAAAACGATGGAGTTAATTGAACTTGATAAATTTTTTGTTAAGCTAGCAAGCAAAGATGATGAGACATCTTTTACAATGATAAATCCTTTTGCATTAAGAAGCTACGAATTCGACATTCCAAGCTATTATGAAGATCTTATGGAGATTAAAGAAAGCTCTCAACTTAGAATTTATAACATTATCGTTGTTGCACTCCCGCTTGAAAAATCAACTGTAAATTTTATAGCTCCTATCGTTTGCAATATGGACAATATGACCTTATCCCAAGTCGTTTTAGACATTGCCAAATATCCTCAGTACGGGCAAGCTGAAATGATAGAAAATTTTATACAAAAATAG
- a CDS encoding type II secretion system protein, producing the protein MKKTKKAFTLIELIIVITVLGVISLMSFNTLMNLYQNYFQSKVINELETQSEIALEQISMLLSHRIKQSVIARKKNGDYLALNDSGVNLSSDFEILEFIPAAYELFDGINEYKGDDTNGDPIIEEGIYSGYVDLANSSIANGLKSPGSKFNDAFRNGVMDLTCENDSNEEDVNSGSRCINADNENGGLVAIFSSILYRVGSSFGYQENLDQRHLDIAKVGIQSIDTLKISSDFKNKKISEQYKLAYTAIAIAPAEQSAEDIQNGSFDLKIYYNYRPWLNESFKKFSSTSTKDIKAESATLAKHVTRFVFTEKNGVIALKLCLKAEKSEITICKSKAVY; encoded by the coding sequence ATGAAAAAAACAAAAAAAGCTTTTACACTAATTGAGCTTATAATAGTTATTACAGTCCTTGGCGTTATCTCACTCATGAGCTTTAACACGCTTATGAATTTATATCAAAACTATTTTCAAAGCAAAGTAATAAACGAACTAGAAACGCAAAGCGAAATCGCTCTAGAGCAAATTTCAATGCTACTTAGCCACAGAATCAAACAAAGCGTTATCGCTAGGAAAAAAAATGGAGATTACCTGGCCCTAAATGATAGTGGCGTAAATTTAAGTAGCGACTTTGAAATTTTAGAATTTATCCCAGCTGCTTATGAGCTATTTGACGGCATAAACGAATATAAAGGAGACGATACTAACGGAGATCCGATCATCGAAGAAGGCATATATAGTGGATATGTAGATCTTGCAAATAGCTCTATTGCAAATGGACTAAAAAGCCCTGGAAGCAAATTTAATGACGCTTTTAGAAATGGCGTAATGGACTTGACCTGCGAAAATGATAGCAATGAAGAAGATGTAAATAGCGGCTCTAGGTGTATAAACGCCGATAATGAAAATGGTGGTTTAGTAGCGATATTTTCTAGCATACTTTATAGAGTTGGTAGTAGCTTTGGCTATCAAGAAAATTTAGACCAAAGACACTTAGATATCGCAAAAGTTGGCATACAATCAATCGACACGCTTAAAATTTCAAGTGATTTTAAAAATAAAAAAATTTCAGAGCAGTATAAGCTAGCTTACACAGCCATTGCCATAGCACCAGCTGAGCAAAGTGCCGAGGATATACAAAACGGCTCTTTTGACCTTAAAATTTACTACAATTATAGGCCATGGCTAAATGAAAGCTTTAAAAAATTTAGCTCAACATCTACAAAGGATATCAAAGCCGAAAGTGCAACACTAGCTAAACACGTAACAAGATTTGTCTTCACAGAAAAAAATGGAGTCATCGCGCTAAAGCTTTGCCTTAAAGCAGAAAAATCAGAAATAACCATTTGCAAGTCAAAGGCAGTTTATTAA
- the lon gene encoding endopeptidase La — protein sequence MQINENKGFPTEIPIIVEDELFLYPFMITPLFLSDEENLKALELAIQGETPILVVPTKPQQDGARDFDGIYDAGVIGTIMRRVPLPDGRVKVLFQGIDKGKILKQSGINPLRGIVDMLHVKRPSQVKTDALIVVLREKVRELSQFSHFFPPDLLKTIEESAEAIRVCDLVSSALRLKKQIAYSFFVEENLEQRLLKLIDYVIEEIEANKLQKEIKNKVHSKIDKTNKEYFLKEQLKQIQAELGADTSREEELEEYRKKLDAKKKFMAEDAYKEIKKQIDKLSRMHPDSADANTLQSYLDWVLEIPFENVAKKKSSIAEVSKHLNADHYSLEKPKERIEEYFALRELLELRGVGEKVNNGAILCFAGPPGVGKTSLANSIAKALKRELVRIALGGLEDVNELRGHRRTYIGAMPGRIVQGLIEAKQMNPVVVLDEIDKVGRSYRGDPTAVLLEILDPEQNNKFRDYYLNFNIDLSKIIFIATANDVSMIPAALRDRMEFIELSSYTPQEKFEIAKKYLLPQELKKHGLKPSDVSISKEALELIISDYTRESGVRNLRRRIADILRKVAKNILTKKNEGKISVTAKNLKEFLEKKVYEIEPADKKDQIGLVNGLAWTSVGGDVLRIEAIRIQGKGNMQITGQLGDVMKESAQIAFSVVKVLIDNKKLKVPMAIVPKLDDDKRKLEASDVYRRYDLHLHVPEGAVPKDGPSAGITMATAIASILTDTKVKHDIAMTGEITLTGRVLPIGGLKEKLIAAHKAGIKTALIPRKNYDRDLVDIPTEVKADMKIIAVDTIDDVLKNALVAKK from the coding sequence TTGCAAATAAACGAAAACAAAGGCTTCCCAACTGAGATCCCTATCATAGTTGAGGACGAGCTATTTTTATATCCATTTATGATAACACCGCTTTTTTTAAGCGACGAAGAAAATTTAAAAGCGCTTGAGCTTGCCATACAAGGAGAGACGCCGATCCTTGTCGTGCCTACAAAGCCCCAGCAAGACGGCGCTAGAGACTTTGACGGCATCTATGACGCAGGCGTGATCGGCACGATAATGCGCCGTGTGCCGCTACCTGACGGACGCGTAAAAGTGCTATTTCAGGGCATCGACAAAGGTAAAATTTTAAAACAATCAGGCATAAATCCACTCCGTGGCATCGTCGATATGCTCCACGTAAAGCGCCCATCACAGGTCAAAACTGACGCTCTCATCGTAGTTTTACGAGAAAAAGTAAGAGAGCTTTCGCAGTTTAGCCACTTTTTCCCGCCTGATCTTTTAAAAACGATCGAAGAGAGCGCTGAGGCGATCAGAGTTTGCGACCTAGTCTCAAGCGCGCTTCGCCTAAAAAAACAGATCGCTTATAGCTTTTTTGTCGAAGAAAATTTAGAACAGCGCCTACTAAAGCTCATCGACTACGTCATCGAAGAGATCGAGGCAAACAAGCTTCAAAAAGAGATCAAAAATAAGGTTCATTCAAAGATCGACAAGACGAACAAAGAGTACTTCTTAAAAGAGCAGCTAAAGCAAATTCAAGCTGAGCTCGGAGCGGACACGAGCCGAGAAGAGGAGCTTGAGGAGTACCGCAAAAAGCTTGATGCGAAGAAGAAATTTATGGCTGAGGACGCCTATAAAGAGATCAAAAAACAAATAGATAAGCTCTCTCGCATGCACCCAGACTCAGCAGACGCAAATACCTTACAAAGCTACCTCGACTGGGTACTTGAAATTCCATTTGAGAATGTAGCTAAGAAAAAGTCATCTATCGCCGAGGTGAGCAAACACCTAAATGCCGATCACTACAGCTTAGAAAAGCCAAAAGAGCGCATAGAGGAGTATTTTGCATTGCGTGAGCTTTTGGAGCTTAGAGGCGTTGGTGAAAAGGTAAATAACGGCGCCATTTTATGCTTTGCAGGACCTCCAGGCGTGGGTAAAACAAGCCTTGCAAACTCGATCGCAAAGGCGCTAAAGCGCGAGCTAGTCAGGATCGCTCTTGGCGGACTTGAGGATGTAAACGAACTAAGAGGCCACCGCCGCACCTACATAGGCGCTATGCCAGGCCGCATCGTGCAAGGGCTCATAGAAGCCAAGCAGATGAATCCAGTGGTTGTCTTAGATGAGATCGACAAGGTTGGCAGAAGCTACAGAGGCGACCCGACCGCGGTTTTACTTGAGATTTTGGACCCAGAGCAAAATAACAAATTTAGAGACTACTACTTAAATTTCAACATCGATCTTAGCAAGATCATCTTCATCGCCACAGCAAATGATGTGAGTATGATACCAGCCGCACTTCGCGACAGGATGGAGTTTATCGAGCTTAGCTCATACACCCCACAAGAGAAATTTGAGATCGCTAAAAAATATCTCTTGCCTCAAGAGCTTAAAAAGCACGGCCTAAAACCAAGCGATGTGAGCATCAGCAAAGAGGCACTTGAGCTAATAATTAGCGACTACACAAGAGAGAGTGGCGTGCGAAATTTACGCCGCAGGATCGCTGACATACTAAGAAAAGTCGCCAAAAATATCCTCACCAAAAAGAATGAAGGCAAGATCAGCGTCACGGCTAAAAATTTAAAAGAGTTTTTAGAGAAAAAGGTCTATGAGATCGAGCCAGCGGATAAAAAAGATCAGATCGGCTTGGTAAATGGTCTCGCGTGGACAAGTGTCGGCGGCGATGTGCTAAGGATCGAGGCTATCAGGATCCAAGGCAAAGGCAATATGCAGATCACCGGTCAGCTAGGCGACGTGATGAAAGAGAGCGCTCAGATCGCATTTAGCGTGGTAAAAGTGCTGATAGATAACAAAAAGCTAAAAGTGCCGATGGCTATCGTGCCAAAACTAGATGATGACAAGCGCAAGCTCGAAGCCAGCGACGTTTATAGACGCTACGACCTTCACTTACACGTGCCAGAGGGCGCGGTGCCAAAAGATGGTCCAAGCGCTGGTATCACGATGGCGACAGCGATCGCATCGATACTAACTGACACAAAAGTCAAACACGACATCGCAATGACTGGCGAGATCACGCTAACTGGCAGAGTTTTACCTATCGGCGGGCTAAAAGAGAAGCTCATCGCCGCTCACAAAGCTGGCATCAAAACAGCTCTGATACCTCGCAAAAACTATGACCGCGACCTTGTCGATATCCCAACCGAAGTAAAAGCTGACATGAAGATCATCGCCGTGGATACGATCGATGATGTGCTAAAAAATGCCCTTGTAGCTAAAAAATAA
- a CDS encoding ABC transporter substrate-binding protein produces MQTNFMHKVTKFSLVASLFMALSLNAAESARSITDMQGVKVSVPEKVEKIAALWHANNEIILALGGMDKVVTTTDLIKKNKWFALVYPKVKDLPAALNGKDIQVEELVKLAPDVVIVSSKNYQEELTKNGFSAVNMIYRDYPDMEKSIYATAEVIGTDKARALAEKLSNKIHDNSKFVEAKTKNIPADKRPKVLHLLGGANLLKVDGTNTIQNTWINLAGGKNAVTKEGSMIELTAEEIINSNPDIIIVGGNDTDALIKNVKENPAFSGSNAVKNGKIYGNPKGVFAWDRYGAESVLQILWAAKTIQPDLFKDLDIKAKTKEFYKEFLGHELTDTEYDYMLKGLNPDGSSK; encoded by the coding sequence ATGCAAACAAATTTTATGCATAAAGTAACCAAATTTAGCCTTGTTGCTTCATTATTTATGGCTCTTAGCCTAAACGCAGCTGAGTCTGCAAGAAGCATCACTGATATGCAAGGTGTCAAAGTAAGCGTACCTGAAAAGGTAGAAAAGATCGCTGCGCTTTGGCACGCAAACAACGAGATTATCCTAGCACTTGGTGGCATGGATAAAGTAGTCACAACGACAGATCTTATCAAGAAAAACAAATGGTTTGCCCTTGTCTATCCAAAGGTAAAAGACCTACCAGCTGCGCTAAATGGCAAAGATATTCAAGTAGAAGAGCTAGTTAAGCTAGCACCTGATGTTGTCATAGTTTCTAGCAAAAATTACCAAGAAGAGCTTACTAAAAATGGCTTTAGCGCGGTAAATATGATATATAGAGACTATCCAGATATGGAAAAAAGTATCTATGCAACAGCTGAAGTTATCGGTACTGACAAGGCTAGAGCTTTGGCTGAAAAGCTATCAAACAAGATCCATGATAACTCAAAATTTGTAGAAGCCAAAACTAAAAATATCCCAGCTGATAAGCGTCCAAAAGTACTTCACCTTCTTGGCGGAGCAAATTTATTAAAAGTTGATGGAACAAACACTATCCAAAATACTTGGATAAATTTAGCTGGCGGCAAAAACGCAGTGACAAAAGAGGGCTCTATGATCGAGCTTACAGCTGAAGAGATCATCAACTCTAATCCTGATATCATCATTGTTGGCGGCAATGACACAGACGCTTTAATAAAAAATGTCAAAGAGAATCCTGCATTTTCAGGCTCAAATGCTGTGAAAAACGGCAAAATCTATGGCAACCCAAAAGGAGTATTTGCTTGGGATAGATATGGCGCTGAGAGCGTGCTCCAAATTTTATGGGCAGCAAAAACTATCCAGCCTGATCTTTTTAAAGACCTAGATATAAAAGCAAAGACAAAAGAGTTTTATAAAGAGTTCCTAGGCCACGAGCTTACCGACACAGAGTATGACTACATGCTAAAAGGTCTAAATCCAGACGGCAGTAGCAAATAA